One Paenarthrobacter aurescens TC1 DNA window includes the following coding sequences:
- a CDS encoding putative Helix-turn-helix domain protein (identified by match to protein family HMM PF01381) translates to MPQDRYMNSRDAMRRLGENLRSRRIILGLSQELVAERADLSRPTLMRMETGEGGKIEHLMTVASVLGVAEDLISALDPLNTDLGRARAHLLSRQRAPRRN, encoded by the coding sequence ATGCCACAAGATAGATACATGAACAGCCGAGATGCCATGCGTCGTCTAGGGGAGAATCTGCGAAGCCGACGAATAATCCTCGGCTTGTCGCAGGAACTCGTCGCCGAACGTGCTGACCTTTCACGTCCGACGCTCATGCGCATGGAAACCGGCGAGGGTGGAAAAATCGAACACCTGATGACCGTTGCGTCTGTGCTCGGTGTTGCTGAAGATCTTATTAGTGCTTTGGACCCCCTGAATACAGATCTTGGTAGGGCGCGGGCGCACCTGCTGAGCAGGCAGCGCGCCCCCAGGAGGAACTAA